Genomic segment of Myxococcus stipitatus:
GCTCAGCGTCGGCGCGGATGGGGCCACGCTCGTCACCGGTGTGCTCGGCAAGACAGCGACGTGGGCCACGTCCGTGACGGTGCTCGGCAAGCTGTCCGGCGTGGGCGCCATGATGGGCGCGGTGGGCGACGCGATTCAGGGCCTCCAGTTCCTGCGCGACGGCGACAAGTGGAAGGCCACGGCCTCCGGCGCACAGGCCCTCGGCGGCGCGATGATGGCGGGCGCGGCGCTGTTCGGCGCGGCGCCGGGCTTCCAGATTCTCGGCGCGGCCCTCTTCCTGGGAGGACTGGCCGCCAAGTACCTGGACCCGGAGAAGGAGCGCATCCGCGAGCAGCAGGTGAAGCTGCTCACCGCGAGCGGCATGGATGAGACGCTCGCGAAGAACCTCATCGCGCTGGGGCCGGACCTGCTCGACACGCGGCTGCGCCAGGGCGCGGGCATGTCTCCCGAGCAGGTGCAGAAGTTCGTCGCCGACAACCCGGCGCTGGCGAACGAGCCGCTGCACCTGGACAGCATGGCCCAGGCCGCGAGCGCCATGAAGATGAAGGGCGCGGACTTCCAGCAGTTCTTCGAGCGGCTCGCGAAGGAGCGCGGCGTCGACGTGGCCACGCTGGGACACGAGCTGCATGCGCGCTTCTTCGGGCGCCCGCCCTCCAGCGGCTTCGGCGGAGGTGAGGTGTACATGTCCGCCGGTCAGGAGTTCCGCGCGTGGGTGGAGGCGAACCACCCGGACGTCGCCGCCTGGGCGAAGCAGCACGAGACGCGCTGAGCCGCGTCTCACGGGGAGCGCCAGGCTCGGTCCATCGCACGAGCCTGGCAATCCCTGGCGAAGACAGCCCACGCGAAACATGAATAGGAAGTACGACGGCTGACGCAAGAGCAGCCACCACCCGGTGGCCACCTGCAATGACTGTCACACCCCTCCGGGGCTGATTCCCGAGTACTACCCTGCAGCTGCGTGTCACCCGCCCCGGCTTCATCGAAGGCATCGCCGCGCTCAAGGCCAGCCAGGGCGTGCCGGACTTCCAGGTGAACGAGGACGCCACCCGTCAGGCGATGCGCACGTGCGCGGCCAGTGCCATGTCGAGCACTGCTGCAAGGGCAAGGAGAAGCGCCTGACGGCCCCTGGGCGAAGGGCATCACCCTCGACCAGGACATGGCGTACTACGACGAGGACGGGCACTCCGACTGGGCCCACACGCGCACGGGCGCCAAGGTGCTCAAGTCGCAGCCCCCCGAGTTCGAGCTGAACAACCAGGGCATCCATGCGCGCAGCGACGTCGCTTGCGCGGACTGCCACATGCCCTTCCAGCGCGTGGGCGCGATGAAGGTCAGCGACCACCAGGTGCGAAGCCCGCTGCTCAACATCAACAGCCGCGCCTGTCAGACGTGCCACAAGCGGAGCGAGGCGGAGCGGCTCTCACGCGCTGAGCCCCCCAGACGCGAAACCTGGCCATGGACGCGCTGGTGGACGTCATCCATGACCTCGAGCGCGCCCAGAAGGCGCTGCTGCCCCGGAGCAGGCGCCTCCACTCAGCTCTGGAGGTGCTCCGGGGTGATGCCCGCCTCGTCGAGGTCCAGCGACTCCAGGGGGATTCGCTGGATGGACTCGCGCGGCTCGAAGTCGGAGTCGAGCTTGTCGCGGTACTTGTGCGAGCCGCTCTCGTACGTCACCCAGAGCTCGTTGCCGACGACGTTGAAGCCCTGGGCGTAGGGGTCGATCTGCCCGTTGCTGATGTCCTTGCGCTGGGAGATGTCCGCCTCGAAGGAACCGCCGCTGGAATCGAACGGCTGGTAGACGAGCTTCCGGTCGCCGGTGGTGAACAAGAGGGCACCGTCGACCACCATCATCCCCTGTGCGCGGTCCGGCGCGCGGATGGGGCCTTGTCGCGAGCCCTTGATGATGGCGCCCGTGTCCTCATCCAGCTTGTAGCGCCAGACAGCCCCTGCCTTGCCGTCGCCGTCCTTGCTGTAGGCGCCGACGTACGCATAGCCATCCTTCACCGTCATGTAGCTGCCGGCCGACACCAGCCCGATGCCCGTCGCGGGGTCCTTCAGGTCTTCCGGCTGGGGGACCTCCGTCACCTGGAGGGCGGGGACCTCCGTCCCATCCTTCGCGGCCTGCTCGATGGCCTCGCGGCTGTAGACGTAGAGGTGCTTGGTGTCGGAGACGTAGACGAACTCGCCGTCCGTCGAGACGCCGCCGCCGTGGCTGGGCGCTCCCGCCAGGTGGTCGGGGCTCAGGCCGCCCAGCTTCACCTGCTGCGTCTCCTTGCCCGAGTCCTTGTCCTGCACCGAGAGCATCACGCCCCGGCAGTCGTCGTAGTACGTCGTGAGCACTTCCTTGCGGCCCGCGTCGTACCCCTGCCCCTGCGGCGTCCAGCCCGTGTCCAGGTGCAGCAGCTTGGGGCCCTCCGTCGACGTGCCGCCCGAGTCCAGCGGCGCGGGCTTCACGGACGCGGCGACAGCGGCCGACGAGGTGCTTTCGCCGGTGAGGTTCACCCGGCTCGGCCGGGCCTGCTCCAGGGTGTCCTTGAAGTAGGGCGATGCGGTGGGGGCTGGCGCGGGCGCGGGGGCGGCCTCGGGCGTCGTGGTCGACTTCTGGACCGTGGGGGCGACACGCGGAAGGACGGAGTTGATCACCAGGATTCCTCTCGTTTGAGCTCCAACACCCACAGCATGCGCCAAGGGCGCCGCCCGGCGACATCGGCCGACCGGACGGCGCCAGACAGCGCGGGACTACTCCACCCAGGCGACGCTGCCCAAGCCCATGGACAGCATGTCGCAGACGTAGACGATCGAGTCGTCGCCGTCGTCGTAGACGCCCCGAGCCGGGATGCACTTCGCGGTGTTGGGATACGGCGCGTTGAGGCTCAGCCCGAGGAGGCGGCAGGACTCGTGGTCATCCGGCCCTCCACACTCCTCGGTGCAGCTGCTCGCGCGAATCCAGTACGGGTTGTAGAGCGGGTACGAGTCCGCCTCGTGCCAGCACAGGCCCGAGTCACAGTCCGCGTCCACCTCACAGCCCGAGCCCGTCACGTACATCCCCTGCGTCTGCTCCGACGTCTCCGGCGCCGGCTCCTGCACCGGCTCCGGCGACGTGTTGTTGCAGCCGAACAGCGAGAGCGAGACGACCGAGACCGCCACTGCGACGAAGTTCCTCATCGATGGGTACCTTTTCGGGAGAAGGGGGAGCCCCCGAAACAAGCATTCCCAGCGAGCGGAACCAAGCAGAACCCCCAAGAATTCTTACTTTCGCAGAACGGCCGTAGTTCCAATGGACCCACGTCAATTCCGCCCCGCCCGGAAACGTGGACTTCGCCCCCTTCGGTCAGGGACGCAGGTGGCTCTCGAAGAACCGGGAGGTCTCCGCCCAGGCCGCCGCGGCCGAGGCCTCGACGTAGTCTTCGTTGGAGGGGTTCGCGAAGCCATGCAGCCCGTCGAACTCCACGATGCGGTGGCGCACTCCCGCCGCCGCCAGCGCCTCTCGTAGCGCCCGGGGCTTCTCCGGAGGAATCACCTCGTCGCGCGCCGCGAAGATGCCCAGCACCGAGGCCCGGATGGGGGCCAGCGCCTCCACGTCCGTCACCACGGGGTTGGCGTAGTACAGGACCGCCGCGTCCAGCTCCGGAATCGCCATGGCGGTCCGCAGCGCCCAGCTCCCCCCGAAGCACCACCCCAGGCTGCCCGTGCGCGGCGCCCGGATGCGCGGGTCCTCCTGCAGGAACGCATGCGCCGCCCTCAGCGCCTGGGTCGCACGCGCCGGGTCCACCGCGCGCAGCAACGCGAGGGCCCGGTCTCCCGTGGTGGCCACCTCGCCGCCGTACAGGTCCACCGCCAGCGCCGCGTAGCCATTGGCCGCCAGGCGGTCCGCCCAGTGGCGCATGTGCGCGTTGAGGCCCCACCACTCATGGATGACCAGCACCGCGGGCAGCGGCCCCTTCGCGCCGGGCGGCAGGCTCAGGTACGCCTTCATCCCGGCGACCTCCAGCTCCTGTCCCCGAGGCGCGGGCGGCGCAGCGGTGCGCAGCACGTGCAGCGCCTTGAACTCGGCCTCCGAGACGGCGCCCGTGACGGAGGGCTCCCGCCCCGCGTCCTGCGGCCCCCTTCGGACACAACCCGCCAACAGCCCCACCGCGACCCACAGCCACAGATGACGACGCATGCATGTCTCCGCTCGCACGGGTGTCGCGCGACAACGAAGAAGGCGGGCCGGGGATTCCCGCTCTAGAAGAGAAGCCCCTGCCCCAGCCGCTTGATGAGCGGGGCCATCACGTCCGGGTCGAAGCCGATGTCCAGCAGCTCCAGCCGCCGCAGCTTCGGCAGGGCCTTGGTGGAGCGGAACGCGAGCGCGCCCTCCTCGCTCACCTCGGTGCGCGACAGCTCCAGGCGCTCGAGGCTCGCGAGGCCCTTGCTCTTCGCCAACGCCATGGCCGCGTCGTCGCCAATCTCGTTGCGGTTGAGCGCCAGCCATTGGAGCGCGCCCAGGCCCTTCGCCTTCGCGAGGACGGCCACGCCCTCATCGGAGAGCCCGGAGCCGGACAGGTAGAGCCGCTCCCAGGGCAGCTCCGCCTTCGCGAGCACCGCCATGCTGGCATCCGTCAGGCCGCAGCTGGAGAGGCTGACGGAGCGCACGGCGGACAGCGACGGGCTCGACACCAGCGCCTGGACGGAGGCGTCTCCCGCGCCGACGAGCACCAGGGAGTCGAGCCGGCCGACTCGCGTCGCGGACGCCAGGGCCCGCATCGCCGCGTCGACCCCCGGGCCCTTCAGCCGCAGCCAGCGGACCTGGGAGAACCAGGGCTGCTCCAGCGCGAGCGCCAGGCCCATGCCGTCACGTGTGCCGACCGTCAGTCGGGAGATGGGCTCGCGCGCGAACAGCTCCGCCCCGTGCGTCGCGAGCGGCTCCTCCGGCAGCGTCAGCTCCTCGATGAAGCCTCGGCTGTAGGAAGGCTCGTGCACGCTCGCGGCGAGCAGCGGCTTGAACCAGCCTCGGCCGTGCGAATCCATCAACGCCCGCTCGCGGCGCTTGAGGTCGAGCCTCCGCGCCGGGTCCATCCGACCGGGCAGCGCGACCTGCACCCGGATGAGCTCCGCGCGCGCGGGGTCGCTGGCCTGAAGCACCTCCGCGCACGCCAGCCTCGCCGCATCGCTGGCGGGGTCCTCCACGACTTTCGCGAGCAGGGCCTGGTAGTCGCTCATCGTCCCAGCAGCTCCTTCACCTCGCGCTGCCAGCGCGCCCCCAGCTCGGGGTGCACCATGCGCACGTAGGCGGCATAGCCTTCCAGCCACGCGGGGAAGTCCGCGCGGCCTCGCGCCTGCGACTCCACGCCGTGCTTGCGGCAGTTGGCGAGGATGGCCTTGAAGCGGCGGCGCTCCTCGCGCGGGATGGAGACCTGCTGGTTGACGGTGAGGCCCGTCACCCGCTGGCGCCCACCCTGTCGCATGACGCGGCGCTTGGCGCTGTTCTCCGCGAAGCCCTCCTGCTGGAGGATGGCGTTCACCCACCAGAGGAAGCGGCCCATCCGCTCCGGGGGCTTCGCGAAGGAGAAGGACAGG
This window contains:
- a CDS encoding TIGR02996 domain-containing protein; the encoded protein is MSDYQALLAKVVEDPASDAARLACAEVLQASDPARAELIRVQVALPGRMDPARRLDLKRRERALMDSHGRGWFKPLLAASVHEPSYSRGFIEELTLPEEPLATHGAELFAREPISRLTVGTRDGMGLALALEQPWFSQVRWLRLKGPGVDAAMRALASATRVGRLDSLVLVGAGDASVQALVSSPSLSAVRSVSLSSCGLTDASMAVLAKAELPWERLYLSGSGLSDEGVAVLAKAKGLGALQWLALNRNEIGDDAAMALAKSKGLASLERLELSRTEVSEEGALAFRSTKALPKLRRLELLDIGFDPDVMAPLIKRLGQGLLF
- a CDS encoding dienelactone hydrolase family protein: MRRHLWLWVAVGLLAGCVRRGPQDAGREPSVTGAVSEAEFKALHVLRTAAPPAPRGQELEVAGMKAYLSLPPGAKGPLPAVLVIHEWWGLNAHMRHWADRLAANGYAALAVDLYGGEVATTGDRALALLRAVDPARATQALRAAHAFLQEDPRIRAPRTGSLGWCFGGSWALRTAMAIPELDAAVLYYANPVVTDVEALAPIRASVLGIFAARDEVIPPEKPRALREALAAAGVRHRIVEFDGLHGFANPSNEDYVEASAAAAWAETSRFFESHLRP